The following coding sequences are from one Dermacentor andersoni chromosome 5, qqDerAnde1_hic_scaffold, whole genome shotgun sequence window:
- the san gene encoding probable N-acetyltransferase san isoform X2 — protein MTKSRGCRIELGDVTPHNINQLKRLNQVVFPVSYNDKFYKDVLEAGELAKLAYYNDIVVGAVCCRIDTSENTRRLYIMTLGCLAPYRRLGIGTTMVQHVLNYVKKDGNFDSIFLGCTQHTSSGRHYSGLNATGASFLLGFGLTSNGRSCYGRLQHCKSVAR, from the exons ATGACAAAGTCAAG GGGATGTAGGATCGAACTCGGTGATGTCACGCCTCACAACATCAACCAGTTGAAAAGATTAAACCAAGTAGTTTTCCCGGTCAGCTACAACGACAAGTTTTACAAGGATGTACTCGAAGCGGGAGAGCTCGCAAAATTAG CCTACTACAATGACATCGTCGTCGGCGCGGTCTGCTGCCGGATTGACACGTCAGAAAATACGAGGCGCCTTTACATCATGACCCTGGGCTGCCTTGCGCCATACAGAAGATTAGGCATCG GCACAACTATGGTTCAGCACGTCCTAAATTATGTTAAAAAAGATGGGAACTTCGACAGCATATTTCT GGGTTGTACTCAGCATACTTCCTCCGGTCGGCATTACAGCGGCCTCAACGCGACAGGTGCCAGTTTCCTTCTAGGCTTTGGATTGACAAGCAATGGCCGAAGTTGCTATGGCCGATTGCAACATTGTAAAAGTGTTGCAAGGTAA